A region from the Dinoroseobacter shibae DFL 12 = DSM 16493 genome encodes:
- a CDS encoding LapA family protein has translation MRLIKYAFLAILGICLLTIAFANRDIVTLTLLPANMAAFAGVNFSVQVPLYFVAFGGIAAGLLIGFFWEWLRETKHRNEASRQRTEARRLKREVELMKSRKAVEDGKDEILTLLEDQASAR, from the coding sequence ATGCGCCTGATCAAATACGCGTTTCTCGCAATCCTCGGGATCTGCCTTCTGACCATTGCCTTCGCCAATCGTGACATCGTCACGCTGACCCTGTTGCCGGCGAACATGGCGGCCTTTGCCGGGGTGAACTTCTCGGTGCAGGTGCCGCTCTATTTCGTGGCCTTCGGCGGGATCGCGGCGGGGCTGCTGATCGGGTTCTTCTGGGAGTGGCTGCGCGAGACCAAGCACCGCAACGAGGCCTCCCGCCAGCGCACCGAGGCCCGGCGCCTGAAGCGCGAGGTCGAGCTGATGAAGAGCCGCAAGGCGGTCGAGGACGGCAAGGACGAGATCCTGACCCTACTCGAAGACCAGGCCAGCGCGCGCTGA
- a CDS encoding phosphoribosylanthranilate isomerase, with protein sequence MPVLVDPAPRGAARTGVVQVKICGLRTAADVDAAARAGARYGGFVFFPKSPRHLEIDAAAALAAEAPVGLAKVALVVNPSDADLDALLARMPVDILQLHGRETPARVTEIRTRTGLPVMKAVGIAEATDLPAIAAYEAVADQILVDAKPPREATLPGGNGLAFNWRLLQGRVWRKPWMLAGGLTPETVGEAIRLTGAAQVDVSSGVESAPGVKDAGAIADFVAAAQQA encoded by the coding sequence ATGCCCGTTCTCGTTGATCCCGCGCCCCGGGGCGCCGCCCGGACGGGCGTGGTGCAGGTCAAGATCTGCGGGCTGAGAACCGCAGCGGACGTGGATGCCGCGGCCCGGGCCGGGGCGCGCTATGGCGGCTTCGTGTTCTTTCCCAAATCCCCGCGCCACCTGGAGATCGACGCCGCGGCTGCCCTGGCCGCAGAGGCGCCGGTGGGCCTGGCGAAAGTGGCGCTGGTGGTGAACCCGTCCGATGCCGATCTGGACGCGCTGCTGGCCCGGATGCCGGTGGATATCCTGCAGCTTCATGGCCGCGAAACCCCAGCGCGCGTGACCGAGATCCGCACCCGGACCGGCCTGCCGGTGATGAAGGCCGTGGGGATCGCCGAGGCCACCGACCTGCCCGCCATCGCCGCATACGAGGCGGTGGCCGACCAGATCCTGGTAGATGCCAAGCCGCCCCGGGAGGCCACGCTGCCGGGCGGCAACGGGCTGGCTTTCAACTGGCGGCTTCTGCAGGGGCGGGTGTGGCGCAAGCCCTGGATGCTGGCGGGCGGGCTGACGCCCGAGACGGTGGGTGAGGCGATCCGGCTGACCGGCGCGGCCCAGGTCGATGTGAGCTCCGGTGTCGAGTCGGCACCGGGGGTGAAGGATGCCGGGGCGATCGCGGATTTCGTGGCCGCGGCGCAGCAGGCTTAA
- the trpB gene encoding tryptophan synthase subunit beta produces MPDDLINSFMTGPDENGRFGDFGGRFVSETLMPLILELERQYEFAKTDQAFWDEMHHLWTHYVGRPSPLYFAERLTERLGGAKVYLKRDELNHTGAHKINNVLGQIILARRMGKTRIIAETGAGQHGVATATVCAKFGLKCVVYMGAHDVERQAPNVFRMKLLGAEVVPVTSGRGTLKDAMNDALRDWVTNVRETFYCIGTVAGPHPYPAMVRDFQAIIGQEAREQMMEAEGRLPDTLIAAIGGGSNAMGLFYPFLDDKEVAIIGVEAGGKGVNEKMEHCASLTGGRPGVLHGNRTYLLQDDDGQILEGFSISAGLDYPGIGPEHAWLHDIGRAKYVSITDAEALDAFQLCCETEGIIPALEPSHALAHVAKIAPDLPRDHIICMNMCGRGDKDIFTVAKALGQDMSGAV; encoded by the coding sequence ATGCCAGACGACCTGATCAATTCCTTCATGACCGGCCCGGACGAGAATGGCCGGTTCGGCGATTTCGGGGGCCGGTTCGTCTCCGAGACCCTGATGCCGCTCATCCTGGAGCTCGAACGCCAATACGAGTTCGCCAAGACCGACCAGGCCTTCTGGGACGAGATGCACCATCTCTGGACCCATTACGTGGGCCGGCCCAGCCCGCTCTATTTCGCCGAACGCCTGACCGAGCGGCTGGGCGGCGCGAAGGTCTACCTCAAGCGGGACGAGCTGAACCACACCGGCGCGCACAAGATCAACAACGTGTTGGGCCAGATCATCCTCGCCCGCCGCATGGGCAAGACCCGCATCATCGCCGAGACCGGCGCGGGCCAGCACGGCGTTGCCACGGCCACGGTCTGCGCCAAGTTCGGCCTGAAATGCGTGGTCTACATGGGCGCCCATGATGTCGAACGCCAGGCGCCCAACGTCTTCCGCATGAAGCTGCTGGGCGCCGAGGTCGTGCCCGTCACCTCCGGTCGCGGCACGCTCAAGGACGCCATGAACGACGCGTTGCGCGACTGGGTCACCAATGTGCGCGAGACCTTCTACTGCATCGGCACGGTCGCGGGCCCGCACCCGTACCCGGCCATGGTCCGCGATTTCCAGGCGATCATCGGCCAGGAGGCCCGCGAGCAGATGATGGAGGCCGAGGGCCGGCTGCCCGATACGCTGATCGCCGCGATCGGCGGGGGCTCCAACGCCATGGGCCTGTTCTACCCGTTCCTCGATGACAAGGAGGTCGCGATCATCGGGGTGGAGGCCGGCGGCAAGGGCGTCAACGAGAAGATGGAGCATTGCGCATCCCTGACCGGTGGCCGCCCGGGCGTGCTCCATGGCAACCGCACCTACCTGCTGCAGGACGATGACGGCCAGATCCTCGAAGGCTTCTCGATCTCCGCCGGGCTGGACTATCCCGGCATCGGACCGGAGCATGCCTGGCTGCACGATATCGGACGGGCGAAATATGTCTCGATCACCGATGCCGAGGCGCTCGACGCCTTCCAGCTCTGCTGCGAGACCGAGGGCATCATCCCCGCGCTGGAGCCGTCGCACGCGCTGGCCCATGTGGCCAAGATCGCGCCGGACCTGCCCCGCGACCACATCATCTGCATGAACATGTGCGGACGCGGCGACAAGGACATCTTCACCGTCGCCAAGGCGCTGGGTCAGGACATGTCCGGCGCGGTCTGA
- a CDS encoding helix-turn-helix transcriptional regulator → MTEITAVRARRSVSLTVVLCVQVVCAFFFVADITLSVLGIPFAPLSWQVMELIEIGAALGLIIGVAVGILALREARARTAVAERALQAASGAFMDLVEERFTEWGLTPAERDVALFALKGLTLQEIAAMRATSEGTVKAQTNAIYRKSGVANRAQLVSLFVEDLMGEAISRPGVDAAPAR, encoded by the coding sequence ATGACTGAGATCACCGCCGTCCGCGCGCGCCGCTCCGTCTCTCTGACGGTGGTTCTGTGTGTCCAGGTCGTCTGCGCCTTTTTCTTCGTGGCCGATATCACGCTGTCGGTGCTGGGCATCCCCTTTGCGCCGCTCAGCTGGCAAGTGATGGAACTGATCGAGATCGGCGCGGCCCTCGGCCTGATCATCGGGGTGGCCGTGGGCATCCTCGCCCTGCGCGAGGCCCGCGCGCGCACCGCCGTGGCCGAGCGCGCGTTGCAGGCCGCCTCCGGCGCGTTCATGGACCTGGTGGAAGAGCGTTTCACCGAATGGGGCCTGACCCCGGCGGAACGGGACGTGGCGCTGTTCGCGCTCAAGGGCCTGACCCTGCAGGAAATCGCGGCCATGCGCGCCACCTCCGAGGGGACGGTGAAAGCCCAGACCAACGCGATCTATCGCAAGTCGGGCGTGGCCAACCGGGCGCAGCTGGTCTCGCTCTTCGTCGAGGACCTGATGGGGGAGGCGATCTCGAGACCCGGTGTCGACGCGGCCCCGGCCCGTTAA
- a CDS encoding TRAP transporter substrate-binding protein, whose product MIRFKTFAASAAAATLLAQAIPAVAETAWDMATPYPDAEFHTRNITQFAEDIAAATDGGLTITVHSGASLFKHPEIKRAVQNQFVPIGEVLMANLFNEDPIFGADNIPFIATTYEDAKALWDAQRPLVEAKLAEDGIRLLYAVPWPGQGFYTNKPLETGSDLEGLRFRTYNATTARMAELLGASPTTIEAVEIPQAFSTGIVDAMVTSGATGARTKAWDFTTEFYDLQAWLPKNMIIVNESAFSGLPEDQQQAILDAAAAAETRGWEMSESVATETVAELGENMTVHAASEALMSDLAAVGETMAAEWAENVGPDGQALLDALK is encoded by the coding sequence ATGATCCGTTTCAAGACCTTCGCCGCCAGTGCCGCGGCGGCCACCCTTCTGGCGCAGGCCATCCCGGCCGTGGCCGAAACCGCCTGGGACATGGCGACACCCTATCCGGATGCGGAATTCCACACCCGCAACATCACACAATTCGCCGAGGACATCGCGGCGGCCACCGATGGCGGGCTGACCATCACCGTCCATTCCGGCGCGTCGCTGTTCAAGCACCCGGAAATCAAGCGCGCGGTCCAGAACCAGTTCGTGCCCATCGGCGAGGTGCTGATGGCCAACCTGTTCAACGAGGATCCGATCTTCGGCGCGGACAACATCCCCTTCATCGCCACCACCTACGAGGACGCCAAGGCGCTCTGGGATGCGCAGCGCCCTCTGGTCGAGGCCAAGCTGGCCGAGGATGGCATCCGCCTCCTCTATGCGGTGCCGTGGCCGGGGCAGGGGTTCTATACCAACAAGCCGCTGGAGACGGGCAGCGACCTCGAAGGGCTGCGGTTCCGGACCTACAACGCCACCACCGCGCGGATGGCCGAGCTGCTGGGCGCCTCGCCCACCACCATCGAGGCGGTGGAGATCCCGCAGGCGTTTTCCACCGGTATCGTGGATGCGATGGTCACCTCCGGCGCCACGGGCGCGCGCACCAAGGCCTGGGACTTCACGACCGAGTTCTATGACCTGCAGGCCTGGCTGCCCAAGAACATGATCATCGTCAACGAAAGCGCCTTCTCCGGCCTGCCCGAGGATCAGCAGCAGGCGATCCTCGACGCCGCCGCCGCCGCCGAGACCCGCGGTTGGGAGATGAGCGAGAGCGTGGCGACCGAAACCGTGGCCGAACTGGGCGAGAACATGACCGTGCATGCGGCCAGTGAGGCGCTGATGTCCGACCTTGCCGCCGTGGGCGAGACCATGGCCGCCGAATGGGCCGAGAATGTTGGCCCCGATGGGCAGGCCCTGCTCGATGCGCTGAAGTAA
- a CDS encoding TRAP transporter small permease, giving the protein MLTRTLDRIYTAAGALAGVFLVLICVIVTAQIVARQLETIIPSADQFAGFCLAATSFLGLAYSFRSGSHIRVTLFTQLLRGPGGRLALILALAVGAAIAATLAWHTSAMVAQNFARGEVTSGLVPVPLWIPQIGMALGVILFAVAIVEDLVRAILGHQTLFDAAERKLKDAQEAGEPVDPV; this is encoded by the coding sequence ATGCTGACACGGACCCTCGACAGGATCTACACCGCCGCGGGTGCGCTGGCGGGCGTCTTCCTGGTGCTGATCTGCGTGATCGTCACCGCCCAGATCGTCGCCCGGCAACTCGAGACGATCATTCCCTCTGCCGACCAGTTTGCGGGGTTCTGCCTGGCGGCCACGTCTTTCCTGGGCCTGGCCTACAGTTTTCGCAGCGGAAGCCATATCCGCGTGACGCTGTTCACGCAGCTGTTGCGCGGCCCCGGCGGGCGGCTCGCGCTGATCCTGGCGCTGGCCGTGGGGGCCGCGATTGCCGCCACGCTGGCCTGGCACACCAGCGCCATGGTGGCGCAGAACTTCGCGCGCGGCGAGGTCACTTCGGGCCTTGTGCCCGTGCCCCTCTGGATCCCGCAGATCGGCATGGCCCTCGGTGTGATCCTGTTTGCCGTGGCGATCGTCGAGGATCTCGTCCGCGCGATCCTCGGCCACCAGACCCTGTTCGACGCAGCGGAGCGCAAGCTCAAGGACGCGCAGGAGGCGGGCGAGCCCGTCGACCCCGTTTGA
- a CDS encoding TRAP transporter large permease, whose product MDPDIISLILIGAMLAMLAAGIWVSLTLMIVGFLGIALFSNAPAGAIMATTIWAQSWSWALTALPLFIWMGEILFRTKLAANMFNGLVPWMNALPGRLLHVNVASCGLFAAVSGSSAATTATIGRITIPELEKRDYDQNMIVGSLAGSATLGFLIPPSIILIVYGVAAEVSISRLFIAGILPGLMLMVLFMGYIMLWSLMHPDRTPPAEPRIPYLERIKATAGLFPMLGLIFAVIGSIYAGLATPTEAAAVGVLGALLLSALSGTLNWASFRDSVAGATRTTCMITLILAGAAFLSVAMGFTGIPRNLAAWVGSFELSQFQLLLALTLLFVVMGCFLDGISIVVLTASVIMPMVQGAGIDLIWFGIYLVVVIEMSQITPPVGINLFILQSMTRHDLLTVAKMAFPFFLVLVLATLLLILFPGIATYLPSLMTRG is encoded by the coding sequence ATGGACCCCGATATCATCTCTCTCATCCTGATCGGTGCGATGCTCGCGATGCTCGCGGCGGGCATCTGGGTGTCGCTGACGCTGATGATCGTGGGGTTTCTGGGCATCGCCCTGTTCTCCAACGCGCCGGCGGGCGCGATCATGGCCACGACCATCTGGGCGCAAAGCTGGTCCTGGGCGCTCACGGCCCTGCCGCTCTTCATCTGGATGGGGGAGATCCTGTTCCGCACCAAGCTGGCGGCCAACATGTTCAACGGCCTCGTGCCCTGGATGAACGCGCTGCCGGGGCGATTGCTCCATGTGAACGTGGCAAGTTGCGGGCTGTTCGCCGCCGTCTCGGGCTCGTCGGCGGCCACCACCGCCACCATCGGCCGGATCACCATCCCCGAGCTGGAAAAGCGCGATTACGACCAGAACATGATCGTGGGCTCGCTCGCGGGCTCGGCGACGCTGGGCTTTCTGATCCCGCCCTCGATCATCCTGATCGTCTACGGGGTGGCCGCCGAGGTGTCGATCAGCCGCCTGTTCATCGCAGGCATCCTGCCGGGGCTGATGCTGATGGTGCTCTTCATGGGCTACATCATGCTGTGGTCGCTGATGCATCCCGACCGCACCCCACCCGCAGAGCCGCGCATTCCATACCTGGAACGGATCAAGGCGACGGCGGGGCTCTTCCCGATGCTGGGCCTGATCTTCGCGGTGATCGGGTCGATCTACGCGGGCCTCGCCACGCCGACCGAGGCGGCGGCGGTCGGGGTTCTGGGCGCGCTGCTGCTCTCGGCCTTGTCGGGCACGCTCAACTGGGCCTCGTTTCGCGACAGCGTCGCGGGGGCCACGCGCACCACCTGCATGATCACGCTGATCCTGGCGGGGGCGGCGTTCCTGTCGGTGGCCATGGGCTTCACCGGCATCCCGCGCAACCTCGCCGCCTGGGTCGGGAGTTTCGAGCTGAGCCAGTTCCAGCTGCTGCTGGCGCTGACACTGCTGTTCGTGGTGATGGGGTGTTTTCTCGACGGGATTTCCATCGTGGTGCTGACTGCGTCGGTGATCATGCCGATGGTGCAGGGGGCCGGGATCGACCTGATTTGGTTCGGGATCTACCTGGTGGTGGTGATCGAGATGTCGCAGATCACGCCGCCCGTGGGGATCAACCTGTTCATTCTGCAATCCATGACCCGCCACGACCTGCTGACCGTGGCGAAAATGGCCTTCCCGTTCTTCCTGGTGCTGGTGCTGGCGACGCTGCTGCTGATCCTGTTTCCGGGGATCGCGACCTATCTGCCGAGCCTGATGACCCGCGGTTAG
- a CDS encoding maleate cis-trans isomerase family protein, which translates to MTDTPPDAPPPPDALGDRQKIGVVVPSTNTIVQPETDAVRVTGVTFHIGRIPISNKKISTDNFLDHVAAMRAGIETATDQVMTAGVDSLIMGVALEAFWGGLAGSEDLKAKLSAHAGVPVILGSDAVAAGLRAFGAKRIAVLTPHMPKGDEQVRNWLTEAGFEVTALKGLECASPRAIAQVPEARIRAELQALDAPEVDALVQVGTNLAGAAVCAEAERWLGKPAIAINTVSAWAAMRQAGIADRVRGRGRILEDH; encoded by the coding sequence ATGACCGATACGCCCCCCGATGCGCCCCCGCCCCCCGACGCCCTCGGCGACCGCCAGAAGATCGGCGTCGTCGTACCCTCGACCAACACCATCGTGCAGCCCGAGACCGACGCGGTGCGCGTGACCGGCGTGACCTTCCATATCGGGCGCATCCCGATCTCGAACAAGAAGATCTCGACCGACAATTTCCTCGACCACGTGGCCGCCATGCGCGCCGGGATCGAGACCGCCACGGACCAGGTGATGACCGCCGGGGTCGACAGCCTGATCATGGGCGTCGCACTTGAGGCGTTCTGGGGCGGGCTGGCCGGATCCGAGGACCTCAAGGCGAAGCTTTCGGCCCATGCGGGCGTGCCGGTGATCCTCGGCTCGGACGCGGTGGCCGCGGGGCTGCGGGCGTTCGGCGCGAAACGCATCGCCGTGCTGACCCCGCACATGCCCAAGGGCGACGAACAGGTGCGCAATTGGCTGACCGAGGCGGGGTTCGAGGTGACCGCCCTGAAGGGGCTCGAATGCGCCAGCCCCCGCGCCATCGCGCAGGTGCCCGAGGCCCGCATCCGCGCGGAGTTGCAGGCGCTGGATGCCCCCGAGGTCGACGCGCTGGTGCAGGTGGGCACGAACCTTGCCGGGGCGGCGGTCTGCGCCGAGGCCGAGCGCTGGCTCGGCAAGCCCGCCATCGCCATCAACACGGTCAGCGCCTGGGCCGCCATGCGGCAGGCCGGGATCGCGGACCGGGTGCGCGGGCGCGGCCGGATCCTCGAAGACCACTAA
- a CDS encoding FAD-dependent oxidoreductase — translation MTHIVVIGAGPVGTSLALALLRAGLDVTLCEQAESLPADPRAATLQPPTLEMLDALGSGAAIRAKGLKAPVFQFRDRASDSIIAEFDYGLLEGETPHPFALQCEQFKVADTNAEAIEALRPGTLRLGTAVTGFAQDGDGVDVTLSTGETLRADYLVGCDGGRSATRKGLGIAFEGFTYEERFLVLTTPHDFFARDFRVRNYVLDPSQWCALFKVPHDGPPGLWRIVFPAPAADSGTDALSDAYVSAQMLGLEPALGLADITHRNIYAVNQRVAAAFRKGRVFLAGDAAHVNNPLGGLGMNSGIHDAVNLADKIARAVADPGKAETLFGAYDAERRQIAKEYVQAQTIQNKKRLEARTPEQQAAARAELQGTCADPARHKAWVMNASLLTGLRQLEDQGRKAP, via the coding sequence ATGACCCATATCGTTGTCATCGGGGCCGGGCCGGTCGGCACGTCGCTGGCGCTGGCGCTGCTGCGTGCCGGGCTGGACGTGACGCTCTGCGAGCAGGCCGAGAGCCTGCCGGCCGATCCGCGCGCCGCCACCCTGCAACCGCCGACGCTGGAAATGCTCGACGCCTTGGGCAGCGGCGCTGCGATCCGCGCCAAGGGGCTGAAGGCGCCGGTCTTCCAGTTCCGCGACCGGGCCTCCGACAGCATCATCGCGGAGTTCGACTATGGCCTGCTGGAGGGAGAGACCCCCCACCCCTTCGCCCTGCAATGCGAGCAGTTCAAGGTGGCCGACACCAATGCCGAGGCGATCGAGGCCCTGCGCCCCGGCACCCTGCGGCTCGGCACCGCCGTCACCGGCTTTGCCCAGGACGGCGACGGTGTGGACGTGACCCTGAGCACCGGCGAGACCCTGCGCGCCGACTACCTCGTGGGCTGCGACGGGGGGCGGAGTGCGACGCGCAAGGGGCTGGGCATCGCGTTCGAGGGGTTCACCTACGAGGAACGCTTCCTCGTGCTGACCACGCCCCATGACTTCTTCGCCCGCGACTTCCGGGTGCGCAACTACGTGCTGGACCCGAGCCAGTGGTGTGCGCTGTTCAAGGTGCCCCATGACGGCCCGCCGGGCCTGTGGCGCATCGTGTTCCCCGCCCCCGCCGCCGACAGTGGCACGGATGCGCTCTCGGATGCCTATGTCAGTGCGCAGATGCTCGGGCTGGAGCCTGCGCTGGGGTTGGCCGACATCACCCATCGCAACATCTATGCGGTCAACCAGCGGGTCGCGGCGGCGTTTCGCAAGGGGCGGGTGTTTCTCGCGGGGGATGCGGCGCATGTTAACAATCCGCTCGGCGGGCTGGGCATGAACTCGGGCATCCATGACGCGGTGAACCTCGCGGACAAGATCGCCCGCGCCGTGGCCGACCCGGGCAAGGCCGAAACCCTGTTCGGTGCCTATGACGCCGAGCGGCGGCAGATCGCCAAGGAGTACGTGCAGGCCCAGACGATCCAGAACAAGAAACGCCTGGAGGCCCGGACCCCCGAACAACAGGCCGCCGCCCGCGCGGAGTTGCAGGGCACCTGCGCCGATCCCGCCCGGCACAAGGCCTGGGTGATGAACGCGTCGCTGCTGACCGGGTTGCGGCAGCTCGAAGACCAAGGAAGGAAAGCCCCATGA
- a CDS encoding xanthine dehydrogenase family protein molybdopterin-binding subunit, translating to MARPETRFGTAQTRDEDGRLVRGAGCFVADVPAEGALWMEVVRSPYPAGRITALDLDAARAMPGVVCVLSGADQAGLRPFPLRYVPKGCDVVPTPFLPMATDRVTWVGEPVAVVVAETAGQASDAADAVVLEVAEAPVVTDARTGAAPEAPRVWPDRDSNIAFTYELGDRDAFEAAAARAAHVTRARIEISRVAAMTLEPRGALATCSPEGHMTLWTGTQAPHRVQGELAHVLDLPLDRIRVRKTDTGGSFGMRNGAFPEDALALLAARATGRPVHWQGTRSEGFLADTASREQSVDAALALDADGTFLALQVDGYAPIGAQMGQMSGHPMTSNLPGLAGVYRTPVIHAVMRGVHVNAMHMAPYRGAGRPEAIYVIERMVELAAAETGRDPVALRLRNMIGPDQMPWATPHGFTYDSGDFPTALRAALAGADAAGFAARREAARARGRLRGLGIACAIEPAGGGPKGAQLPEYAQLIAGPEGLEIRTGAGDAGQGHATAFAQIAERLLGWRGPVTVRGGDTGEIARGTGTFGSRTMGSVGAAMQAGSAQILEAARPEAADLLEVAARDLVFAQGAFRVAGTDRAIPLAEVTARTGRTFTAEAFVATEAGTFPNGAHVAEVEVDPDTGAVQLAAYTVADDVGTVINPLLVEGQVHGGVAQGLGQALMERIVHDADAALLTGSLMDYAVPRATDLCRIEVLHTPTPTTANPLGVKGAGESGTVGALAAVMNAVCDAIGPEAARRLQMPASPHRVWAALNPTKEET from the coding sequence ATGGCGCGTCCCGAGACCCGGTTCGGCACGGCCCAGACCCGCGACGAGGATGGCCGTCTGGTGCGCGGGGCCGGGTGTTTCGTGGCGGACGTGCCCGCCGAGGGCGCGCTGTGGATGGAGGTGGTGCGCAGCCCCTACCCCGCCGGGCGGATCACCGCGCTGGATCTGGACGCGGCCCGCGCCATGCCCGGGGTGGTGTGCGTGCTCAGCGGGGCGGACCAGGCGGGGCTGCGGCCCTTCCCGCTGCGCTATGTGCCCAAGGGCTGCGACGTGGTACCGACACCGTTCCTGCCGATGGCCACCGACCGCGTGACCTGGGTGGGCGAGCCGGTGGCGGTCGTGGTGGCCGAGACCGCCGGTCAGGCCAGCGACGCGGCGGACGCGGTCGTGCTGGAGGTGGCCGAAGCCCCCGTGGTCACCGACGCCCGCACCGGGGCCGCGCCGGAGGCTCCGCGCGTCTGGCCCGACCGGGACAGCAACATCGCGTTCACCTACGAGCTGGGCGACCGGGACGCGTTCGAGGCCGCCGCCGCACGGGCCGCCCATGTCACCCGCGCCCGGATCGAGATCAGCCGCGTCGCCGCCATGACGCTGGAGCCGCGCGGCGCGCTCGCGACCTGCTCGCCCGAGGGGCACATGACGCTCTGGACCGGCACCCAGGCCCCGCACCGGGTGCAGGGGGAGCTGGCCCATGTGCTGGACCTGCCGCTCGACCGGATCCGGGTGCGCAAGACCGACACGGGCGGGTCGTTCGGAATGCGCAACGGGGCGTTTCCCGAAGACGCGCTCGCCCTGCTGGCCGCCCGCGCCACGGGCCGCCCGGTCCACTGGCAGGGCACGCGCAGCGAGGGGTTTCTCGCCGACACCGCCTCGCGCGAGCAGTCGGTGGATGCGGCCCTGGCCCTGGACGCGGATGGTACGTTCCTCGCCCTGCAGGTGGACGGCTATGCCCCCATCGGCGCGCAGATGGGGCAGATGTCTGGCCATCCCATGACCTCCAACCTGCCGGGGCTGGCCGGGGTCTACCGCACACCGGTGATCCATGCGGTGATGCGCGGGGTCCACGTGAACGCCATGCATATGGCCCCCTATCGCGGGGCCGGACGGCCCGAGGCGATCTACGTGATCGAGCGGATGGTGGAGCTCGCCGCCGCCGAGACCGGGCGCGACCCGGTGGCCCTGCGCCTGCGGAACATGATCGGCCCGGACCAGATGCCCTGGGCCACGCCCCACGGGTTCACCTATGACAGCGGGGATTTCCCGACCGCCCTGCGCGCCGCGCTGGCCGGGGCCGATGCCGCCGGTTTCGCCGCGCGACGGGAGGCCGCCCGCGCCCGGGGCCGGTTGCGGGGGCTCGGCATCGCCTGCGCGATCGAGCCTGCGGGCGGCGGGCCCAAGGGCGCGCAACTGCCGGAATACGCGCAGCTGATCGCAGGGCCCGAGGGGCTGGAGATCCGCACCGGGGCGGGCGATGCGGGCCAGGGCCATGCCACCGCCTTTGCGCAGATCGCCGAGCGGCTGCTGGGCTGGCGCGGCCCGGTCACCGTGCGCGGCGGCGATACCGGCGAGATCGCGCGCGGCACCGGCACGTTCGGCTCGCGCACCATGGGCTCGGTCGGCGCGGCGATGCAGGCGGGCAGCGCGCAGATCCTCGAGGCGGCGCGCCCCGAGGCGGCCGATCTGCTGGAGGTGGCCGCGCGCGACCTCGTGTTCGCACAGGGCGCCTTCCGCGTGGCGGGCACGGACCGGGCCATCCCGCTGGCCGAGGTCACGGCCCGCACGGGCAGAACCTTCACCGCCGAGGCGTTCGTCGCGACCGAGGCGGGCACTTTCCCCAACGGCGCCCATGTGGCCGAGGTCGAGGTCGACCCGGACACCGGTGCTGTGCAGCTCGCCGCCTATACCGTGGCCGACGACGTGGGCACGGTGATCAACCCGCTGCTGGTCGAGGGGCAGGTCCATGGCGGCGTGGCCCAGGGGCTGGGCCAGGCCCTGATGGAGCGGATCGTCCATGACGCGGACGCCGCGCTTCTGACCGGATCGCTGATGGATTACGCCGTGCCGCGCGCGACGGACCTGTGCCGCATCGAAGTGCTGCACACGCCCACGCCGACCACTGCCAACCCGCTGGGCGTCAAGGGCGCGGGCGAGAGCGGCACCGTCGGCGCGCTGGCCGCCGTGATGAACGCGGTCTGCGACGCCATCGGGCCCGAGGCCGCGCGCCGGTTGCAGATGCCCGCGAGCCCGCATCGGGTCTGGGCCGCGCTCAACCCCACCAAGGAGGAGACATGA